The following DNA comes from Chryseobacterium gallinarum.
GTTCTCTTTTTTACATGAAACTAAACCAAAGCCTATGATTGACAAGGCGATAATTGATAACGTCTTTTTCATTTTATATTCTATTTTGATCTTTACAATATTTATCTAAAATACCATTAATGAAGATATTTGAACGGTCCGTGGCAAATACTTTGGCAATTTCAATATATTCATTAATAATTACTCTTGAAGGAGTGAAAGCAAAATTATCAAGTTCAGTAATCGCTGTTGACAAAATCACTTTATCCATTAAAGAAACTCTCTCCAGATCCCAGTTTTCCAATCTTTCTTCCAATTTTTTCTCATTGTTTTCCCAATTGTTCAGGGTATCTCTCAACAGCTTTGCAGCAAAGGTCTTATCATCCTCATCTTTAATCATCTTAATTAAAGTTCTGCTTTCTTCATCTTCTCTCAGGAATCCGATTGTTTTTTGTACCATTGAATTCGCGATGTGAATATCATCATACCATGAAAGTTCCTTATCCCCTAAATAATCATGAAAATCTTCATTTTCGGCAATATATCTCAAAAATAATTTTCCGATGAATTTCTGATCTTCTTCAAAAGAATAGGTGTCTTCTTTCATAAAATCCTGATAACGTTTTCCGGCAGTAATTCTCTGGAAGGTTTTTACCAACAAATCATCGTGCATATCCCATTTCAGCTGCTTATGCTGACCTGTAAAGAATAATCTTTCCGGGTTTTCTTCCAGCTTAATGAGTACCTGATTGTTGATAAATTTCTGGTTAGGATTAATATCAGCATCAGTTTTAAGATATTTGTTTTTACCAATTTCAATCTGATGTTCTGCCAATTCTTTTAAGGCTACTAAAAAATTGAGCTCATAGATATAGAGATAATAGATTTTCTCTATTCCAGTGAACATGTTTTTCTCTAAAACATCAAATTTTACAGGATTCTGATAATATGAATACACTGTTTGTACTACTTTTTCACGGATTTGTCGTCTTCCTAACATTCAAAGAGCTTTTTTATGCGTGCAAAGATACAAAATTTAAAATTGATGAAATTCGTAGTATGACGACATTTTTGTAATTTTGTAAAACTATATGAAAGCGCTAAAAACCTTAAACCCTTATTTTTGGAAGCACAAAATACTATTGTTTTGGGGGGTATTATTCATCATTGCCAGTAATTTTTTCAATATTTATAAAGTTCAGTTTGTAGGAAAATCAGTAGATGAACTTACAAAAAATGAAAACCTTGGCTTTAATCAACAGGTTCTCACCTATGTCGGAATTATTGTGGGTTGTTCGCTTTTAACCGGATTCTTCACTTTTATGATGAGGCAGACGATTATTGTAGCCTCCAGAAGAATTGAATACGAACTTAAAAATAAAATCTACAGGCATTATCAGGATTTATCATTAACGGATTATAAGCAGACTACCATCGGAGACCTGATGAACAGGCTAAGCGAAGATGTCGTTGCCGTAAGAATGTATCTGGGACCGGGCGTTATGTATGTAGCCAACCTTATTGTTCTCGTTCTGATTACAGCTATTTATATGGTAAAGACGGATGCTTCCATGACGCTATGGACTTTGCTTCCGCTTCCGATTTTATCTTACGCAATTTATAAGGTAAGCTCTATCATCAATAAAAAGTCGAAAATTATGCAGAAAAGCCAATCTGCAATATCCACTTTTGTTCAGGACAGCTTTTCAGGAATCCGTGTGGTAAAATTTTTCGCGAGAGAAAAGTATATTGAAAAAAATTATGGTATTAAGGTTACGGATTATCAGGATAAGGCTTTAGATCTTGCTAAAACAGAAGCCTATTTTTTTACCATTATTTTATTTGTAATCGGGTTGTTAAATGTTGCTATCATTTGGATTGGAGGTGAAAAATATATTGCCGGGGAGTTGAGTATCGGTAAGATTGCAGATTTCTTTATGTATATCAATACCTTGATTTTCCCATTCTCAATGGTAGGCTGGGTAACCTCTGTGAATCAACGGGCAGAGGCATCAATGCAAAGGATTAATGAATTCATGGATAAAAAGTCTGAAATCGTGAATACCAATTTCGAGACTTATCCTATCAAAGGAGATATTGAGTTCAGAAATGTTTCTTATGTGTATCCTAATACGGGGATCAGGGCACTGGATAATTTAAGCTTTTCAGTTAAGGCAGGAGAATCATTAGCTATTATGGGAAAGACCGGAAGCGGAAAATCCACAATTGCTCTGCTTTTATGCAGATTAATAGATCCTACCGAAGGAGAGATATTGATTGACGGTAAAAACCTGAAAGAGCACAATCTGGATAATTACAGGAATTTTATTGGATATATCCCACAGGAAAGCTACCTGTTTTCTGATTCTATTGAAAATAATATAGGTTTTGCCATTGATAAGCCTTCCCACGAAAAAGTGGTAGAATATGCTCAAATTGCAGATGTCCATAAAAACATTATTGAATTCAAAGAGCAATATAAAACACTGGTGGGTGAACGCGGAGTAATGCTTTCGGGAGGACAAAAGCAAAGAATTTGTATTGCCAGAGCCCTGATTAAAGACCCCAATATCATTATTTTTGATGATTCTTTGTCTGCTCTCGATACGGAAACAGAACAAAATATCCTGGAAAATATTGACCGGAAAATCAGCAATGCTACATCCATAATTATCACACACAGAGAGTCTAGCGCTCAAAAAGCACACAAAATTATCAACCTCACAGAAATTACCAATTCTGTAACCGCTTAGCCGTTTCGTTTCCAATTGTTAAATAAATCATAAAAAAAATTTTGTGATTAAAAGAATTCTTTTATATTTGTTCTTAACAAGATTAAAAAATATCTAACAATGA
Coding sequences within:
- a CDS encoding transcription antitermination protein NusB, whose product is MLGRRQIREKVVQTVYSYYQNPVKFDVLEKNMFTGIEKIYYLYIYELNFLVALKELAEHQIEIGKNKYLKTDADINPNQKFINNQVLIKLEENPERLFFTGQHKQLKWDMHDDLLVKTFQRITAGKRYQDFMKEDTYSFEEDQKFIGKLFLRYIAENEDFHDYLGDKELSWYDDIHIANSMVQKTIGFLREDEESRTLIKMIKDEDDKTFAAKLLRDTLNNWENNEKKLEERLENWDLERVSLMDKVILSTAITELDNFAFTPSRVIINEYIEIAKVFATDRSNIFINGILDKYCKDQNRI
- a CDS encoding ABC transporter ATP-binding protein, whose translation is MKALKTLNPYFWKHKILLFWGVLFIIASNFFNIYKVQFVGKSVDELTKNENLGFNQQVLTYVGIIVGCSLLTGFFTFMMRQTIIVASRRIEYELKNKIYRHYQDLSLTDYKQTTIGDLMNRLSEDVVAVRMYLGPGVMYVANLIVLVLITAIYMVKTDASMTLWTLLPLPILSYAIYKVSSIINKKSKIMQKSQSAISTFVQDSFSGIRVVKFFAREKYIEKNYGIKVTDYQDKALDLAKTEAYFFTIILFVIGLLNVAIIWIGGEKYIAGELSIGKIADFFMYINTLIFPFSMVGWVTSVNQRAEASMQRINEFMDKKSEIVNTNFETYPIKGDIEFRNVSYVYPNTGIRALDNLSFSVKAGESLAIMGKTGSGKSTIALLLCRLIDPTEGEILIDGKNLKEHNLDNYRNFIGYIPQESYLFSDSIENNIGFAIDKPSHEKVVEYAQIADVHKNIIEFKEQYKTLVGERGVMLSGGQKQRICIARALIKDPNIIIFDDSLSALDTETEQNILENIDRKISNATSIIITHRESSAQKAHKIINLTEITNSVTA